From the Candidatus Oleimmundimicrobium sp. genome, the window GAGAATAAATATGAATATGTTGCCGTGCACAAAGGATATATTCAGGTTTTGGAAGATAAAGTTATTATCCTTGCCAATTTCGCGGAGTTTGCTTCTGAAATTGATATCAAAAGGGCAAAAGAAGCAAAAGAGAAGGCTATTAAGGAAATTGCCGAAGCCCAAAAAGAAGGCGAGGATTACTACAAAGCTCAAATTGATTT encodes:
- the atpC gene encoding ATP synthase F1 subunit epsilon, translated to MADKFVMCEVVTPERILYSGNVKMVVAHGIEGEIGVLPLHAPLVAVLGVGELRLKLDENKYEYVAVHKGYIQVLEDKVIILANFAEFASEIDIKRAKEAKEKAIKEIAEAQKEGEDYYKAQID